Below is a window of Cytophagaceae bacterium DNA.
GAGCCGGTTCTGCCATATCTGACTGATATTAAATGCCCTACAATAATTTTCTTTGGAGAAAATGACAATCTTATTCCTAACAGATATCTGAACCCGGGAAGAACAGTGGAAATCGCCAAATCAGGTGCAAACAAGATTTCCGGGAGTAAATTGGTAATGGTTCCCAAAGCCGGGCACTTTATGATGTTTGAAAAACCCGGGGTTTTTAATACCGAAGTGAAGAATTTTTTACACTAAAATATTGTATAATATCGAAAGAGGGCAAATTGATTTTTTGCTCTCTTTTTGTTTTATATATTTATAGAAAAAACAAAACCAATGCGGCAAAAACTTCAGTCATTTCAGGATTTTACCCAGTCATTGTACCCGCATGAAATCGAATATCTGATTAATATTCAGAATTTTAACAAAAGTCTTAATTCGAACATTCTTAATCAAATAAATTATAACCTTACATCAGGAAGACCTCCCAAAGATTTTGATCAAACCATCGATAAACGCACCTATTCTTACCTCAAAAACTGGATTCAAACCACGCTCAGTAAAATAGATATTGACGAACATCTGGCCTGGCTGATGGCTACTGAAATGAAAGTCATCACAGATAAAATTACGCCTGATGACGAAGCTGAATTGGTTTCTAATATGAAGTCCATCAGTCCTACTCATTATAATTTTATTCGATTTTATAACGCCATACAGTATTATTGGGAATATCTGATGGTAAGGGGACAAACCAAAAACCTGAGTTTTGTCGCCAAATACCTCAATGAATATGCAGAAACTTATAAGAGGCTGAAGGAACTAAATCTGGAATTAAATTTTATCACTGACAAACTCGTAAAAAATGACGATTTGTCGGAGATTGAACAATCAGAAATAGAAAAATTCTTATCCGAAACCTACTGGAATGAAGAAAATGATGGATACACGCGTTATAGGGCGGTTGTGAGGCTTACCATACATTTTTACAATACCCGCCGTTTTGAGAAGCTTGTATCGGTTTACGAAAATCTGGACCAGGTACTTAAAACACCCACATTCTATTGCAAACGAGTTTTGGCAAATTATTATGCAAACCGTGCCATGATGCATTCCAAGCTCAATCAGCTTGAACAAGCCAGAAAATATGGGTATCTTTCTATAAGAAATAAAAACAGTGACTACCTTTTTTATTTGGTCAACTTATGCAATGTGTTGATTAAACAAAAAAAGAAAGAAGAAGCTTACAAACTGATGCAGAGTGCATTAGGCACATTAAAACAAACAGGTAATTATTATTATAAGATAGGTTTCGTGTCGTTCTATATCCGGACTTTACTCGAAAACAACAAAGTATTACAGGCTATTGAATATGCATCAGGATTTTTTGAAGCATATAAAAATGAAATATTCGAACATCGCTGGCATTTGTTTATTTCTAATTATTTAAAAGCTCTTATCCATGGAAAAAAATACGCCAAAGCTTTATCAATTTGCAGAAGATATAAACTGGTAGCTAAAGAAAAACAAAGGATTCACCGGGCTGATTATCTGCCGGTTATACAATTTTACACTTTATTGCTCGAGTACCAGGAAAACCAGATTGGCAAAGAAAAATTTCTGAGCATATTAATTAAATCAATCCAGGAAATGATGGACAATAATTACCGTACACAGAGAATCAATGATCTTCTGGAAGAAATGTATGGATACCTGCCTGAAGAAATTGGTGAATTAAAACGTAAGATTAGTCTTAACAAAAGTGCAAAATAAAATTATGCTGCATTCAATTCCTTAAGAATAGAAACCACACCCAAAACATTTTGTTTTAAAGTTTGAAGGTTTTCTTCTGCGTCTGAAGCCAAAAAACCATCTCTTGCATCAGACTCTGTGACTTGCAAAAAGTATGCTTCATCGGTCATAAGAAACATCTGCAAGTTAGATTTTAAGGCATGGGCCATAACCATAATGCCTTCAAAATTCCGACTCCTAACTTCCCATTCGAGAGATTCAATCTCTTTAGGCGTGTTGTTTATAAAAAGATCTACCAAAGTTGAAAGAAACTCAAAGTCTCCTTCCGTTATGGTATTTAAATAAGAAAAATCAATATCACCTAATCTGACTTTTTCTTTAAGATGTATTTTAAATGCTACCACTCAATAGTAATTTCTTAGATACATCCAATTATTTTGCCAAACATTTCTTTCTTAAATCAATTGTTGAAAATTCAAGAGAAAATCAAATGATTTTAAATATAAAATTCTAATTATAAATATTTTACGATTTTTTAAAATCAAAAAATATTCCTTCCATTAAAATCAAAATGCGTATAAAATTTTGTTTTTTCTTCCAAAAAAAAGAATCAATTCCATTTTTGAACATGCTTTTTAAATTTTGGAACATGTTAAATTAATTCGTCTTGCTTTTGGCAAGTTTCATAAAATATTTTTCGAAATAAATGTATGTAAGGTAACTACAAGTGATAGTAAGAACAGCGGCAATTAAAATTGTGTTAATTTTTGAGAAATGGAGTATCCTTTTATTAAAAAAGTTGAAAACCAGATAAACGATCGGATGCAATAAGTAAACAGAATAACTACCTTCACCAAGCATTGAAAGTGATTTTTGAATTATAGTGGGGATATTTATTTCAATTTTGAAAAATGCAAGGCTAATTAACAAACAACTCAAAGAAAATATTATCCTGTTGGTTCCACTCACCAAATCAATCTGATCGCCCTGTGCAGGCCAAAAAATGAAAATAACCAGAC
It encodes the following:
- a CDS encoding acyltransferase family protein; protein product: MGLLFGGWFMVNRKRAGVLTFLPVFIYFGNNSKTAFWILSTMILALGFNFSFVVFDPDQKLIAQWHHYTNPLNQVFLFLGGFILGYIFEKHRFKLMVNLLILIVGLVIFIFWPAQGDQIDLVSGTNRIIFSLSCLLISLAFFKIEINIPTIIQKSLSMLGEGSYSVYLLHPIVYLVFNFFNKRILHFSKINTILIAAVLTITCSYLTYIYFEKYFMKLAKSKTN